The Clostridium sporogenes genome contains a region encoding:
- a CDS encoding response regulator transcription factor — MTNILIIEDDRLLNRDIKYVLMRDKYNVISSYSYDEGYNEFLNNNMDLILLDIKLMHKSGLKLCEKIRKISEVPIIFITANDTDQDMVDGFKKGCDDYIAKPFSMEILRQRIKAVLKRTNIQDKNIFKYRDITIDYNMMILKKCEKIIKLTTTEYKIVELLTKNKNQVMPRKIILEKLWDANGNFVDENALSVNIRRLRQKIEDNPKKPKYVITIFGTGYTWGEV; from the coding sequence TTGACAAATATATTAATAATAGAAGATGACAGACTTTTAAATAGAGATATCAAATATGTACTGATGAGGGATAAATATAATGTTATTAGCTCTTATAGTTATGATGAGGGATATAATGAATTTTTAAATAATAATATGGATTTAATATTACTTGATATAAAATTAATGCATAAAAGTGGGCTAAAGCTTTGTGAAAAAATCCGTAAGATTTCAGAGGTACCTATAATTTTTATAACAGCTAATGATACGGATCAAGATATGGTAGATGGTTTTAAAAAAGGATGTGACGACTATATAGCAAAGCCATTTTCTATGGAAATTTTAAGGCAAAGAATTAAGGCAGTATTAAAAAGAACTAATATACAAGATAAAAATATATTTAAGTATAGAGACATAACTATTGATTATAATATGATGATTTTAAAAAAATGTGAAAAAATAATAAAGTTAACTACAACAGAATATAAGATTGTAGAATTACTCACTAAGAATAAAAATCAGGTTATGCCTCGAAAAATAATATTAGAAAAATTATGGGATGCTAATGGTAATTTTGTAGATGAAAATGCATTAAGTGTAAATATTCGTAGACTCAGACAAAAGATAGAGGACAACCCTAAAAAACCTAAGTACGTAATTACTATATTTGGAACTGGATATACATGGGGTGAGGTTTAA
- a CDS encoding sensor histidine kinase gives MKFNFKIALYFFVIVFCCIFFDLYTWFKYKNINFMILIIIFSILMIVLSVIFIYVLKKYMEHILVQLSEVIESITDMNENEVFSVLNDDMLSKLQSQVIKLTNILKAQNRRIKHERDEIKSLISDISHQLKTPLSNLKLYYEILQDTSIPKEEYNEFNFNMKSQIEKLSFLLESMIKMSRLESGIIKLTPNKVSIRDVCLIAIKQVYKKAKDKNIEIKFNIGEDIVLNVDKNWTTEAMFNIIDNAVKYTNNNGTIVVDSTKHEMFVRIDIKDNGIGIDEKEINSIFKRFYRGKGSENEEGVGIGLYLSRQIIEKQNGYIKVKSKLQDGTIFSIFIPC, from the coding sequence ATGAAATTTAATTTTAAAATAGCTTTATATTTTTTTGTGATAGTGTTTTGTTGTATTTTCTTTGATTTATATACATGGTTTAAGTATAAAAATATAAATTTTATGATATTGATTATAATATTTTCAATTTTAATGATAGTGTTATCTGTAATATTTATATATGTTTTAAAGAAATACATGGAACATATCCTAGTCCAACTTTCAGAGGTTATTGAATCTATTACAGATATGAATGAGAATGAAGTTTTTTCTGTTTTAAATGACGATATGTTATCAAAGTTACAATCTCAGGTTATTAAATTAACTAATATACTAAAAGCACAAAATAGAAGAATAAAACATGAGAGAGATGAGATAAAATCTTTAATTTCAGATATTTCACATCAACTAAAAACTCCTTTGTCAAATTTAAAACTGTACTATGAAATTTTACAAGATACTTCAATTCCCAAAGAGGAATATAATGAATTTAATTTTAATATGAAAAGTCAAATTGAAAAGCTAAGTTTTTTGCTTGAAAGTATGATTAAAATGTCACGGCTTGAAAGTGGTATAATTAAACTAACTCCTAATAAAGTAAGCATAAGAGATGTTTGTTTAATTGCAATAAAGCAAGTATATAAAAAAGCAAAAGATAAAAATATAGAAATTAAGTTTAATATTGGAGAAGATATTGTTTTAAATGTTGATAAAAATTGGACCACAGAAGCTATGTTTAACATTATAGATAATGCCGTGAAATATACAAATAATAATGGAACGATTGTAGTTGATAGTACAAAACATGAAATGTTTGTAAGAATAGATATAAAAGATAATGGAATAGGCATAGATGAAAAAGAAATAAATAGTATTTTTAAAAGATTTTATAGGGGTAAAGGCAGTGAAAATGAGGAAGGAGTAGGTATAGGATTATATTTATCAAGACAAATTATAGAAAAACAAAATGGATA